From Levilactobacillus zymae, a single genomic window includes:
- a CDS encoding histidine phosphatase family protein encodes MATVELYLVRHGQTYLNKYFRIQGWSDSPLTDKGIADANNAGARLAKIPFAAAYASDTNRAQTTAKHIIAANQVLTPADLQTEVGFREENFGYYEGLDSGFTWHAVGSPVGLNSFNAMIRELTIEKTKDMFKAQDPYHDAENNEEFWARVQPALDRVITAASDGDKVLIASHSTTIRSIVSKFNKKIDISVPVENGSITKLTVTDGHYQVDYYNNTTGKLN; translated from the coding sequence ATGGCGACAGTTGAACTTTATTTGGTCCGTCATGGCCAAACCTATCTGAACAAGTATTTCCGGATCCAAGGGTGGTCCGACTCCCCGCTAACCGACAAGGGAATCGCCGATGCGAATAACGCGGGGGCGCGGCTAGCCAAAATTCCATTTGCCGCCGCGTACGCTAGCGACACTAACCGGGCGCAGACCACGGCCAAGCACATCATCGCGGCCAACCAGGTCTTAACGCCGGCCGACCTGCAAACCGAGGTGGGTTTTCGCGAAGAAAACTTCGGTTACTACGAAGGCTTAGATTCTGGCTTTACCTGGCACGCCGTGGGCTCCCCGGTCGGCCTGAACTCCTTTAACGCGATGATCCGTGAGTTGACCATCGAAAAAACTAAGGACATGTTCAAAGCCCAAGACCCGTACCACGACGCCGAAAACAACGAAGAGTTCTGGGCCCGGGTTCAACCGGCCCTGGACCGTGTGATAACGGCCGCCAGTGATGGTGACAAGGTCTTGATTGCCTCGCACAGTACCACCATTCGCAGCATCGTGTCGAAGTTTAATAAAAAGATTGATATCTCCGTTCCCGTCGAAAATGGGAGCATCACCAAGTTGACCGTGACGGACGGCCATTACCAGGTTGATTACTACAACAACACGACCGGCAAGTTAAACTAA
- a CDS encoding alpha-glucosidase: MDFTPLAGQLNRFWCRLLALPTDRFYGGGEQFSAFDLAGRRFPIWTSEPGVGRNKQTAVTQAADRANGGGGDYYTTNYPQATYLTSRHQLVHLATTAYAVLDFRDQRFTELSAWAIPAGLWLGTAPTLADTVKLTKTWFGTQPSLPDWLVDGVVLGLQGGTTKVTQRVTQAQQAGVRLAGVWTQDWVGPLTTSFGQRLHWDWHLDPQTYPGWSAQVKRWRQRGIRYLGYVNPYLVDDGPLFQTAAKQQYLVRTADDQPYLVDFGEFNCGLVDLLNPAAYRWYAGVLADRLVAGGMSGWMADFGEYLPADAHLFGKADPLTAHNRWPVLWAKLNRDVLQMTGTTGEVVPFFRSGGAGTQRYAPLLWAGDQSSDWSVDDGLPAALTGMLTAGLTGNGLTHSDIGGYTSLYGVHRNKELWLRWLELAAFTPVMRTHEGNRPAENFQPSQDTATLRQLARMTRIHHRLGPYLRRAMQENTATGLPVMRPVMLSDEANADLWQEHTSFTLGADLLVAPVMTPHTTSRAVTLPAGEWVHLWSGRQYSGRQTLTVVAPVGQPPVFYRAGSADRVLFQDLIANA; this comes from the coding sequence CTGGACTTTACCCCGTTAGCCGGCCAACTGAATCGATTTTGGTGCCGCTTATTAGCGCTACCCACGGACCGATTTTACGGGGGTGGGGAACAATTTAGTGCCTTCGACTTGGCGGGACGGCGATTTCCAATCTGGACTTCCGAACCGGGCGTGGGGCGCAATAAACAAACGGCGGTGACCCAGGCTGCCGACCGGGCCAACGGTGGGGGTGGCGATTACTACACCACTAACTACCCCCAGGCGACCTACCTGACCAGTCGACACCAGTTAGTACATCTGGCCACCACGGCTTACGCGGTATTGGATTTTCGCGATCAACGGTTCACCGAATTGTCCGCCTGGGCGATTCCGGCCGGGCTGTGGTTGGGGACGGCCCCGACCTTAGCCGATACCGTCAAACTGACCAAGACCTGGTTCGGCACGCAACCGAGCTTGCCGGATTGGCTGGTGGACGGCGTGGTCTTAGGGTTACAGGGTGGAACCACTAAAGTGACCCAGCGCGTGACCCAGGCGCAACAAGCCGGGGTCCGTCTTGCGGGGGTGTGGACTCAGGACTGGGTCGGCCCGTTGACCACCAGCTTTGGCCAACGACTCCATTGGGACTGGCATCTCGATCCGCAAACCTATCCGGGCTGGTCCGCGCAGGTCAAGCGTTGGCGCCAACGGGGGATTCGCTATCTGGGCTACGTCAATCCGTATTTAGTTGACGACGGGCCACTGTTTCAAACGGCCGCTAAACAACAGTATTTAGTCCGTACGGCCGACGACCAGCCCTACCTGGTCGATTTTGGTGAATTTAATTGTGGGCTGGTCGACCTCCTGAATCCGGCGGCCTATCGGTGGTACGCTGGTGTGTTGGCCGACCGATTGGTGGCCGGTGGTATGAGCGGGTGGATGGCCGATTTTGGCGAATACTTACCCGCCGATGCCCACCTTTTCGGTAAGGCCGATCCGTTGACGGCCCATAACCGCTGGCCGGTTCTCTGGGCCAAGTTAAACCGTGATGTCCTGCAAATGACCGGCACCACCGGCGAAGTCGTCCCGTTCTTTCGGTCCGGTGGGGCGGGTACCCAGCGCTACGCCCCGTTATTGTGGGCGGGCGATCAGAGTAGTGATTGGAGCGTTGACGACGGATTACCCGCGGCGTTAACGGGGATGCTGACGGCGGGACTGACCGGGAATGGTTTGACCCATAGCGACATTGGTGGGTACACCAGCCTGTACGGCGTGCACCGCAACAAGGAACTTTGGTTGCGGTGGTTGGAGCTAGCGGCCTTTACACCGGTGATGCGCACCCACGAGGGCAACCGACCGGCCGAGAATTTCCAACCCAGTCAGGACACCGCCACGTTGCGCCAATTAGCACGCATGACGCGCATTCATCACCGCTTAGGACCCTATCTTCGCCGGGCCATGCAGGAGAATACGGCGACGGGGTTACCCGTGATGCGCCCGGTGATGCTGAGTGACGAAGCTAACGCCGACTTGTGGCAGGAACACACTAGCTTTACGTTGGGGGCCGACCTGCTGGTGGCACCAGTGATGACCCCACACACGACTAGTCGTGCGGTGACGTTACCAGCGGGAGAGTGGGTTCACCTCTGGAGTGGTCGCCAATACTCTGGCCGCCAAACGCTAACGGTGGTGGCACCAGTGGGCCAGCCGCCGGTTTTTTACCGCGCGGGCAGTGCGGACCGGGTGCTGTTTCAAGATTTGATAGCGAACGCCTAG